The region GTGAGGCCGCCGATGTAATTTTAATGTGCTGAGCTTTTTTTAAGGTTTTCTAAGGCCGCCCCCTACTTCTCTCTTTGGCCTAATCACTCAGATTAGCTTCTCTTTGTGTAGATATTAACTCTTAGAATCCATCTTGGCCTTGTGTCGCCTGAAATTGGGGGCAAGATTTGCTTGCTATATAGGTTGGATGCTTCAGTTATGGGGGACTTTCTCAGGCATGAACACATTAAAAGCTTTTATCAtgttctaaatttattttatatgcacCTTTATAACATTACTCTGAATTTTCCTTGTGAATGTCTTTTTGCTAGCAGGTATTTTAATCACAAAGAAACTCCCAGGTATTGTTTTGCTTGCAGAATAGCTGTTTCAGAATACATCATCAGATTTATGTCAGCAATGTTATGTCTTTATTTCTAAATGATCTGATTATAGTTGCAAGTTTGGCATTTGGGTGTGGCACAAAGTATAATGGTTATTTCTTCAAATAAGAGTTGGGGAAGCGCCACTAAAGTGGTCTGCCCAGAAgtctttgttgtgtttttgtttttgtttttttgcttccgtgtttgtttttatgtgttTATAAAAGGGTGATATGTGTCTTAAAGCAAAATGTAAGAGTTGAGACTTGGGAAGATTTGCATTCGGAGAAAATTCACGTTTGAATCCAAATGCACATTTGGACCACCATCTGGGTGGAATAGTGATTTGTTACAAGGCAAAGGGgattagtaattttttaagATCATTATAGTTAGTGTATTTCTGTATTTACCAATTCATTGATAATTTCTCAAGTAAATAATGTTATTTGACAATCCTGAAGTGGTGCTCGCTTGTTGCCTTTTagtaaacacacacacacacacatatatatatatatacataaaaaagtGGGTGAAGCAAccaaaacattttattttatttgaatatctGAATGGTTGATAGTTTTGATCCGAgaatattttcttcatcctttGTATTAAATCCAATGTTATGTTTAGGTGGTCGGTGGGAATGgaatgaaaatgaaacaagCATTCCAACATAAAAGTTATTTTCACTGCAGGTGGTGAtgagattttattattaaaaaaaaaaaaaaaacttataggtttataaaattttgaatgaaattgtaattatttttttgtaaatctttttattaaagttataatcatatattaaaatttataattagagatatatatattaaaaaatttaaacataccAACCCTTCCTAACTTTTCTCATTCCAGTAAAGTTGTCATTCTGTTTTTACACTAGAATGAGAATGAACCTTCTATTCCATTCTCCctatatcatttaattaatttccgTCTGCCAAACAAAACCTTAGTGGTTTTTTTTCAcattatgatatatttatttaaaaagtaaattatttattagttcgtatgaaaatttaaatggaCCAATTGGTTGTGTATTTTTAGAAATTCCGAATAAACTTTTGTCTGCCTCTCGCTTGTTTTTATGGGCTTTCCTAATGAAAAGCTGGAAGCTAAAGGCAGATGTGTACTACAACTCCCAGCAAACACATTATTTCTCTCAGTTGTTTGGTCTTCCTACAGAAACAATGTTTTCCTCAGTGTGTATTATACTATGTTTGGTTATTATAatctcatttttaattatttcaattaaatcATCATGTGCAACAAATCAAAAAGATCATACTTGCAAAGATACAtatgcaaacaaacaaaactcgCAAATTGACgaaagtttatttttaaatatttaaaccacttcaattaaaacgaaagaaaaacaaatacaagTAGAATGAGGTGTACAAACTCAACTCAAtaagataaaaagaagaaagcatGCCGAGTCCTCTAAATGTGGAGCTAGACTTAAAAGACCAAGAAAAACAACCACCGCCaccataataattaaaaatatatatatatatatatatatatatatatatgagagagcCCAGTGAACAAAACAGACTAGGCTACATAGATAAACCAGTCTATAAAGTTTGGGTTGTAAATTCAGTATTTGgacaaacaaaaatttgaaagaaaaggtAGATACCCGCATCTCATTTTTGAGGGCACACCAATTTACATTTCTCCGGTTAAAtgtaaaattatgaatttggaCACAGAATTATTACTCCATGCTAATTACTGCTCATGCAACACCATCTGCCGCATTAATGAATGTCTGTGTCATCATAAACTAACAACTAATCATTTAAAACACATCTCATATCGAGTAACAGGCCACAACACAACCTAAAtgtatgtaataaaaaaaaatacatatgaatcatgtttaaaaataaataaataaataaataaataaagaggcTAAAAGTTGACTTGAAACCTTAACATTTGAAAAAGTAAGCTTAAGGATAtcacataataaatatttacccCACCCAGCCTATTCTCCTGTGAAAACAATGTGAGACTATCaacttgataaaattaaaaagaaggggCAAAATGCAACTTCAAATTCAAGTGAACACACAGAAACTTTTTCAGGCAAAAGGCTTGAAgtcaataaaatgataaaaagattACAACAAACACAAAGTTGTCATTAAGACGAATAGAGAACATTACCAATTGAAAGTCACACAATTTTCTCTGCTTTTTGGTGTATCCCCACAGTTGACAGCCTCTTCTGAAGCTAAGAACCAGACTCAAGACAGAAAACATCCATGCTCACTTCCCAAGGACGATTTTAACATATTACCAAACTGAACATACAAATTTGAAAATCTCACCTTGGCCTTGGTTAGTGCAAGCACAGTCAGTCCTTCTTCCCTCTCTACTGTACACTTCTATACTGCCAACAAAAGAAAGAGGCTACTGCAGCATAAAGACACAACACCTCATAAACAAcgttaaatattgataattcaTCGCTTTCGTCTTTTTGATTCAACCTGCAAAGGGCAACATGAATGTacagagtaaataaaaaaaaatatatgtgacAATAATTCCATTACTTGAGCATCTGATATAGCACAAagttatgtatatatgcattaaCAGATTTCATATGCATAGATAATAATATTGGGACAAACTACTCATCTTTGATCTCTTAACTATATTTCATTTAAACAGATTTGATGAGTGTGTCTTCCAAATATGTAACCACTGAGATGCCGCGAACTATGCATTTGACATGTATGCTAACAGATTGAACAATGTGTGGCAAGAACCATACATAGCCTCAAAACAATGCCACCAACATATTTAACCAGTGGATCATTGTTGCAAACTAGATCACTCATAAGCCATTTTGGATCCTATCACAAAACAATGAAGCACACCAAGATTCAGTATACATCTTGAGTTGGACACTATTGGCTAAaatttcctttcttctttgtaAATTCCCCAGGCAGGGTCACTTTTTGAGATCTGGGTTTTCAAACATGAAGTTACTAACTAGAGGTTGGCAATGCAACATCTGCCTTTGGTGCAATTCTCAATTATGTTTTACCACAGAAGTGTAAGCATATATCAACAAGTAAACGGAATTTAGGTCAACTGTAATGATGAAATTGGCCTATGGATTATATCAGAGAATTCTGGAAAAGAAATCCAGAAGATTAGCTTAAAACAGGCCCACATTTACAATATTGAACATCAAAATTCTCATGCAAGAGATAGTATATGTGtacattctaaaaatatttctacAGTAGTATGCATGGGCTAATATGCAATTTTCAGAAGAAAATGACGCATAAGATCATACAGCTCTTGCCTTGCACGGAATAACTGATTTGATGGCTCAAACCAATATTATCAGATACTATTTGAACAAATTGTTATTGTCAGATCAAAAAGCAAAATATAGAAccactttttatttgtttttataagttttaaCCTTCATAAAGATGAGCAGAATAACAAACTTTGTAGTATCGCTATCACTATTATCAATAGAATGTTGACCCTCCCAACAAGACAAGCTTGATATCAAGCTAAGTTAATCACGAACTAGCCTAAGATCGGCTCAATGCAAAATTGAACTGGAGCCAAGCAATCAAGCTTGGTTATTCCAAAGTCAAACAAAGCCAAGCTTCTTGAACTTGCATTAAGCAAAGGCTGCAGATGGACAAGTATGAAatctacaacaacaacaaatttagTCCCAACTATTTAGAGTCTGCCATATGGTGTTCTAACAAAAGTTTAACCTGCTAACACAATGAcccttcttttctctcatttgggCTTGGGATCGGCGGCCATGGCAGAGTTTAACAGATGAAGTCccaaatagttaaataaaagACTTTATCGGATCGCCCACAGGCTACCGAACCACTTATCCAACTGTTGTTTTATTATCGTTATATTTGCAAATTTAAAATGCACAACTGTAAACTATATAtcagaaataaatataaaacataatcaAAGCAAGCTTCTTTAGGCAGAGTTTAGTATTTTGGGGGTGATGTTGAAAAGAGATTCAAGAAATGATCATCAATTGTAACACAAAAAGAACCAAATTTCTGAGAAGTCATTCTCTTTTTCATATATTAGTAGCATTTCCATTTCCTCATTCATTATAAACGGAAAACTCTAAATATTATACAAACATACAATCGCTTATCGTACACTAAACAATTCAACATTAAAACCCCACTGATGGTGTTTAGAATTTTCAATGGCATTCATTaagtttatcatatttaaaatcGAGAATACGaatctcattttaaaaaaaaaacaaccttaAAAACTTATCCACTAGCCTAACATTTCAAATCtataatttgaaaatacaataaataaataactaattttggataaccataaaaattatgatataaatcaataatatgcaaataaaatcataacaaaaaccAAAAGTTCGATACAAGCAAACatatcaataaaaacaaacaaaaaatacattataatagatgataaaaatataaatataccaGTCCAAAGAAAGATCTTCATTGCATAAAAACTTTTCTCTCATTTATTTGAACTAATAGAGTTAgatgaattttaatatttaagtttCCAAAATATTATGTTTGGCCCAATGACAACTATTTGGCGTGATTCTTGCTATATTGGTGTAATGCCCTAAGCCAATCAATATACGCCACGTGGCAAGACAATGCATTCTCACTATCGACATATTATCTCAATACCATGTAGCATATATCTGATGGTTTGGTGCAATACACCATATTAGATGTAAAAATTTTCCAACTATATTTGGAACTTTTATTCCATGCTTTTGTGGTTTTGGAGAACTACACTGTACAAGAAGAATGGCTTTTGAAGAAACTCAAAATTATGAGataataattaacaagaaaATTCTTGTACATGCCAAACCCTTGGATATGGCCACGTGACACTGAGCCAATATACAGATAATCCCGCTTCATTTGTATTGCCAAATGACATATATTGATTGGTTTGGTGCATTACACCTTGGTGTACGaaagaatgcttgagtatgagaAATATCGGGATATATGCCTATTTATTCACtatgtttaaaattaattatttttctcaaacctTAACATAAAAGGgattagtttaaattttattaggaTTAAAAGGACAATTGTTCTTCtcaaaactctttttttttatgttagatAAATTCAAATTATACTTCAAAAAGTATACAATTGAATATCTATAAATACacccacaaaacaaaatcattttcttacaaatcataaaaataagattTGCCCATATACCTTACTAACCTGTATATAAAGCTATAAGCAAATACCATATATTGACCATAAAGATAGATAAACTAATATTAATGGTTTGATTGTCATAATAATAAATGGCTTTACCAAAGCTTAGGTCTGCTTTGAGGTCTACTTCCGAgcttgttttaattaattgaatccGAATGAGAGCCAGGAGGAGTGAAACATAATTTCgatttaaagttttgtttatAAGTTTCATAAcaattgcatttttatttttattttgaaaacttaTTCTCTAAAACGTTTGAACCAAACATGTTttctaaaaacatttaaaaagtgaaaaaattataagaataaaataggaAATACAATTTTCACTACGAAGAAATCTAGTGTAGATCTTTCaccttttaaataaaatctttgTTTGCTTTCCATTCATCACATAATCCTAAAATGATCCAATTACTTAAAAATCAAGTGGGTGGAGTAGTTTTTACCTTTCACGAAGCAAAtttagcaaaaaataaaaaataaaaataaaacaaaacaaacaaacaaacaaaagcaatTATGTCCAAAGAGACACGATAAAATCTTGTTTTGTTTGGCATGCAACAAACAAGATGCAACAACAgttatgtttttatgttctcCATTATTCCACATACCAAACACAACCTAAGACAACCCATCAACGATGAGCTTAATAAAAGGTTTGTAGGTAATGATTGTATGTTTTAAAGGAGAAATATCATCATAAGTGATATCAATATCATAGTCAACTGTCACTTGTCTctcatataaaatatgaaagcaAGATAATCAAATATTGCAAATCTAGTTCACCCTCACCTTGGTCTCTGAAAGTGGCGCCACAGGAAAGGAATTTGGAGACCTTTTGGCATCATCCTCGGAGACACAGTCTGAACACAAGAAGTTATCTAACTTTTTGGCCTGCTCAATAGTCATGCCCATACAAGCTGGATGAAACCTGCCCAGTGatgaaaagaataatataataaagagGCAGAGTATGAATGTAAAATATCCAGCATTGTTGTGGAACTAAAAGAACATGTTACAAAGAACGGAGAAAATTTAACAGAAGATTTATGCTTCAATAAattaaagtgaaaataaatggtaaaaaataataaaatagacatCACAATAAGTTGATTATACGGTATTACCCTAATTAGTAGAACGAGGATGTCAATGTACGTGataatagataataaaattgaaacattATTTTCTTGCTCTTTGCATGTCATAAGTTTAACTTCTTCAAAATCTCACGCCAAGTTTGCTGGTTTGTGAATCAAATAATGAGAAATTTGTTAAATTAGAGCATGAATTGGTGGTTGGGTTTAATAGGAATTAAATATTAACTGCATGCTTTAGGGACACTTAACTGCAAAACTAAATGAGAGGTCAGTAAAAGAAATTACAAGTAATCTGCAGAACAACTGTTACTTTCACTCCAGAGAACAATTAGTGAGgtatttttgtttgatataGCAGAAGTTTCAATGGAATCGATGACTCGAAATAATCAACAAAATGGCACAACAATAGCACTAAATCTTACAGAAACTAGATAAGAGGTATATGAAATCCGCATAGGTTATTCTTGCCACAAGAGACTAGAAGACAACTTCAGTGAACTACAAGGTTTCTTGCTTCTTAATGACAAACAGCCCAAAAGTTATAGTTGGCTTTGAAGATATGACACATTAACTTTTAGTGTTGAACAGTCCCACCTTGCACACAAATCAGTAGGACACTAATGCATAGGTTGACCAGTTCTCTACTGCATCAGGTCTGTTATAGCATTAGGTCAAGCAACTGATAAGTTTTAGGGAAGAAATTATACATGTTTCTTTTTACAAAGAAATAGCTTCTTGCAAAAACATTGAGATGTGACTCAGAGAATCAACTTTAATGTATCAGTAAAGATATAAGGGAATATTGTTAGAGCAGGTAGCTTGTGATAATAAACATTTTGTGCAAAGTATGAACAACAGATTAGGATAACATGCCTAGTTATCCTCACGTTGAATTAATAAAGATAGCCAACTCATATTTGGGTTGGTGAGACACTTGCTCCCCAGGTAAGAGGTCAAGAAGTTCAAGCAGTCCTGGTagtcaaacaagaaaaaaaaaacagcttgcccaaatttctcaaaaaatattaaaactaataacaataacaataaaaaatgaagatgTGCCCTTGCTTTGCTTCTGTTTTTGCTCTTTTGTGCCGTCTGTTTCAGTATTACCATATAAATCCGCCATTATTTGttacaattaaattttaaagagtCAAAGGCCACAGCAATCAAATGCAATAGTACTGGACAACAAATTTCAGAAGCTTTATTTATCAAAGGTTATCAATGGGTTGCAGATTAAGGCTTCTTTGTGCAAAAATTAGATTTAACCCTTACCATCCTTGAAATTCATccttgcaaaaataaataaaacagcaAACAAAAAATGGTCTTTAAAACCATCATAAACTAACATATTCATCACAATAGTGAAATATTTCATGATGCATACCACTAGAAGCTGTGGTATCAAAAAGTTGGCCTCCAATTAGTTCAAGTAACAGTTCTTGTAGTTGACACAAATGTATTTGAAATCAACATATGAGAAAATAGATTCAAGGCAATAAACCTTGACAAATTCTTCCAGCAGAACATTCTCAAACTCTTGAAAAAATAACCTTAGGTTAAAATGCACAAATGAGCTTGCTCTTGGAACTTAACAGTTAAAATGCATCTTAGTAAGGAGGAAACAAGAAGAATAGGAACGCACAAGGTGATGTTTGTGTAAAATTTCCattaaaatcaaacataaaattaaataaaccgAATAAATTAAGCATGAAAGGCAAGCTTTACTCAAAAAACATTACCAGTCCTTGCATCCCTCGCACTGAACCATGAGATCATCTGGATTATAAGGCATCTCACACTTGCAATACCTGCAATTCATAGGAAAACATACAGAAAAGATCAATTACCAATTCCAAATTCAGCAAACACAAAAATCCCATCGTAAGGACTGAGGATTGGAGATTCTACACAGCCACGCGGTCAGGAGTGAAGCCCCCAGTAGCAGCCTTGTACTCAAAACGGCAAAAGTAGTCCTCTGCCCCCACATTCTCAAGCTTGGTGTAATTCTTAAAGGAGTGAACAACACACTTGCCCTCAATAGTGTGGGCGCTCTGCACATCGTAATGGTCAGAGAGGAAGAgttccttagccccatggaactGCCTCCGTCCCCCAATCGACT is a window of Dioscorea cayenensis subsp. rotundata cultivar TDr96_F1 chromosome 5, TDr96_F1_v2_PseudoChromosome.rev07_lg8_w22 25.fasta, whole genome shotgun sequence DNA encoding:
- the LOC120261752 gene encoding chromatin remodeling protein EBS-like translates to MAKTKPGRKDLDSYTIKGTNKVVKVGDCVLMRPADSEKPPYVARVEKIEADHRNNVKVRVRWYYRPEESIGGRRQFHGAKELFLSDHYDVQSAHTIEGKCVVHSFKNYTKLENVGAEDYFCRFEYKAATGGFTPDRVAVYCKCEMPYNPDDLMVQCEGCKDWFHPACMGMTIEQAKKLDNFLCSDCVSEDDAKRSPNSFPVAPLSETKVESKRRKR